From Marivirga harenae, one genomic window encodes:
- a CDS encoding ferredoxin-NADP reductase, which translates to MAHLSDYDTRKQYFAIVKKTRRLSPEGSEEVRELVLEVKDPEFACEIDQSFGVLVKSNDDFGNTDHLRLYSVADLPKRTKNHTTITMLVKRCSYVDAFSGELYDGIVSNYLCDRKAGDKITITGPYELPFKIPEDRSANLILIGMGTGIAPFRAFIKHIYNNIEDWTGRILLFYGAKTGLELLYQNEKDDDLTNYYSEDTFKAIYAYSPRPLWNDTVVLDQSIEERAEEIVDMLSVLNTHIYVAGHAKVKEGLDKAFSEIMGSEEKWQTRKAELIAGKKWVELVY; encoded by the coding sequence ATGGCACATTTATCAGATTACGACACTAGAAAGCAATATTTCGCAATTGTTAAAAAGACGCGAAGGCTAAGTCCGGAAGGTAGTGAGGAAGTACGAGAATTAGTGCTTGAAGTGAAAGATCCAGAGTTTGCTTGTGAAATCGATCAAAGCTTTGGTGTTTTGGTGAAATCTAATGACGACTTTGGGAATACAGATCATCTTCGCCTCTATAGCGTTGCAGACCTTCCAAAAAGGACTAAAAACCATACTACGATAACTATGTTGGTGAAGCGCTGCTCTTATGTCGATGCTTTCAGTGGTGAGCTTTATGATGGAATTGTCTCTAACTATTTATGCGATAGGAAAGCGGGCGATAAAATCACGATCACAGGACCTTATGAACTGCCATTTAAAATACCGGAAGACAGAAGTGCAAACCTAATTCTAATAGGAATGGGAACGGGCATTGCCCCATTTAGAGCCTTCATAAAGCATATTTATAATAATATTGAAGATTGGACTGGCAGGATTCTTCTCTTTTACGGGGCAAAAACAGGCCTAGAGCTATTGTATCAAAATGAAAAGGATGATGATCTCACTAATTATTATAGCGAAGATACATTTAAGGCCATTTACGCCTATAGTCCTCGGCCACTTTGGAACGATACGGTTGTCCTTGACCAATCAATAGAAGAGCGTGCCGAGGAGATTGTTGATATGTTATCAGTGCTGAATACCCATATCTATGTTGCCGGTCATGCTAAAGTGAAAGAAGGTCTAGATAAAGCATTTTCTGAAATTATGGGTTCAGAGGAAAAATGGCAAACTCGAAAAGCGGAGCTCATCGCAGGGAAAAAGTGGGTTGAATTAGTTTATTAA
- a CDS encoding RnfABCDGE type electron transport complex subunit B has translation MTIIIAILALGGLTLVLSIMLVIANKKLYVYEDPRIDVVEDMLPHANCGACGFPGCRPFAEALVAGEVLPGKCTVSSDEGRTEIGNYLGVSVGAEEKQVARLACAGGTNVARNKAEYEGLQNCQAAALVSGGGKGCFWGCLGFGDCMNVCDFDAIHMDEHGLPVVDVDKCTACGDCVEVCPKDLFSIEPVSHQLWVACKNLEKGDEVLEECQVACTACGRCAMDAPGDLITMEYNLPVVNYSIAEQTPLPIQRCPTGAIVWLDKKAGAIKGKESKKIVRKGERNMGYS, from the coding sequence ATGACTATCATCATTGCAATACTCGCATTAGGGGGATTGACATTAGTATTGTCAATCATGTTGGTAATTGCCAACAAGAAACTCTATGTCTACGAAGATCCACGCATTGATGTAGTAGAAGATATGTTGCCGCATGCTAATTGTGGTGCTTGTGGATTTCCCGGTTGTCGACCTTTTGCTGAAGCCTTAGTTGCTGGCGAAGTATTACCCGGAAAATGTACGGTCAGCTCAGATGAGGGAAGAACCGAGATTGGAAATTATCTAGGCGTATCAGTGGGAGCAGAAGAAAAACAAGTGGCTCGTCTTGCCTGTGCGGGCGGGACAAATGTTGCCAGAAACAAAGCGGAATATGAAGGCTTGCAAAATTGCCAAGCGGCCGCGCTAGTATCAGGAGGTGGAAAAGGATGTTTCTGGGGCTGCTTGGGCTTTGGCGACTGCATGAATGTTTGTGATTTTGATGCCATTCATATGGATGAACATGGCCTACCCGTGGTGGATGTAGACAAATGCACGGCATGCGGAGATTGCGTAGAAGTTTGTCCTAAAGACTTATTTTCAATAGAGCCGGTGAGCCACCAGCTTTGGGTGGCATGTAAAAACCTTGAAAAAGGGGATGAAGTATTGGAGGAATGTCAGGTAGCTTGTACTGCATGTGGACGCTGTGCCATGGATGCTCCCGGAGACCTGATTACGATGGAATATAACCTTCCTGTGGTTAATTATTCTATTGCAGAACAAACCCCATTACCTATACAAAGATGCCCAACGGGTGCTATTGTCTGGCTAGATAAGAAGGCAGGGGCTATCAAAGGCAAAGAAAGTAAGAAGATCGTGAGAAAAGGGGAGCGAAATATGGGCTATTCATAA
- a CDS encoding 2-oxoacid:acceptor oxidoreductase subunit alpha: MINDKVEIMSNNSETIKSEPVKIERKQIREAVVEIVSDSGEGAQKCGQSLGTISAKMGNGVWTVEIIPAEIRPPARSKAGASGIRVRMGSKKVTNMGDHADMVVALNEQVLYGRIDQNAYKPGTYLLIENKWATDTEETNAAYTESIQKFKALGYIIHEIPMEKECLKHVSDPRKGKNMWVLGLLCNIYDRDLSIAAEQVKAIFSKKSDDIIQSNIDLLHAGYAYANDKLPMHFTIPSKISKEDFVVMNGNEAVSLGVMAAGIEVCSMYPITPATSASHAMAEKMESAGGLIHQAEDEIAAIGFAIGASYAGQTAVTITSGPGIALKTEFIGLAVMAEVPLVIVDVQRGGPSTGLPTKVEQGDLLAVLYGAAGDAPKIVLAPSTIEECFHYIILARKLAESFRTPVFVLTDANLATGVQPFPRPKIKSAWFPDPIDQSKWEEGVKAYDWDPDTGLSKRPIPGQKGGMYTLTGLAHDEESHVAYDPAINQRAAESRSRKLAALHKTLKEPKILGDKSGDLLLVGWGSTRGAIEEAVERACERGAKVSSLHLHFLSPMEPGLKSIFKNFKKVMTVEINYSDTIGNPLITEENRRYAQLAWYLRAQTLTDIDCFSNVYGQPLSPIQILEMLEKKLDLTLTE, from the coding sequence TTGATTAATGATAAAGTAGAAATCATGAGCAATAATTCTGAAACCATAAAGTCTGAGCCAGTCAAAATTGAAAGGAAGCAAATCAGAGAGGCTGTCGTTGAAATAGTCAGTGATTCAGGTGAAGGGGCACAAAAATGTGGTCAAAGCCTTGGAACGATCTCGGCAAAAATGGGCAATGGCGTATGGACGGTAGAAATTATCCCTGCAGAAATACGCCCACCTGCGAGATCAAAAGCAGGTGCTTCGGGGATAAGGGTAAGAATGGGCAGCAAGAAAGTCACCAATATGGGAGATCATGCCGATATGGTAGTGGCTTTAAATGAGCAGGTACTATACGGTAGAATAGATCAAAATGCGTATAAACCTGGCACATACCTACTCATTGAAAATAAATGGGCAACTGATACGGAAGAAACGAATGCAGCATATACCGAATCCATTCAGAAATTTAAAGCCCTTGGGTATATCATCCATGAAATCCCAATGGAAAAAGAATGCTTAAAACACGTAAGCGATCCTCGTAAAGGAAAGAATATGTGGGTGTTGGGCTTATTATGTAATATTTACGACCGTGATCTTAGTATTGCAGCTGAGCAGGTCAAAGCTATATTTAGTAAAAAGAGTGATGACATTATTCAAAGCAATATAGACTTATTGCATGCCGGATATGCATATGCAAATGATAAGCTGCCTATGCATTTTACTATACCAAGTAAAATAAGTAAAGAAGATTTTGTCGTGATGAATGGGAATGAGGCGGTTAGTTTAGGGGTAATGGCTGCTGGAATTGAAGTATGTTCAATGTATCCGATCACACCTGCCACTTCAGCGAGCCATGCCATGGCCGAAAAAATGGAATCAGCAGGAGGCCTCATACATCAAGCTGAAGATGAAATAGCAGCAATAGGTTTTGCGATTGGTGCTTCATACGCAGGTCAAACAGCTGTCACTATCACATCAGGTCCAGGGATAGCGCTAAAGACTGAATTTATAGGCTTGGCAGTTATGGCCGAGGTTCCACTGGTGATTGTGGATGTGCAGCGGGGAGGCCCCTCAACGGGCTTGCCTACCAAGGTAGAACAGGGCGATCTCTTAGCGGTATTATACGGAGCAGCAGGAGATGCACCTAAAATTGTTCTGGCCCCATCCACCATTGAAGAGTGTTTTCACTATATCATTTTAGCCAGAAAATTAGCAGAGTCATTCAGGACTCCTGTCTTTGTGTTGACCGATGCCAATCTAGCAACTGGCGTACAACCCTTTCCAAGACCCAAAATAAAATCGGCCTGGTTTCCAGATCCAATTGATCAAAGTAAATGGGAAGAAGGAGTGAAGGCCTACGATTGGGATCCAGATACTGGATTAAGCAAACGACCGATCCCGGGTCAAAAAGGAGGCATGTACACCCTAACAGGGCTTGCCCATGATGAAGAAAGTCATGTAGCTTACGATCCAGCTATCAACCAACGTGCAGCTGAAAGTAGAAGCCGAAAGTTGGCCGCCTTGCATAAAACGCTCAAGGAACCAAAGATACTGGGTGATAAATCAGGTGACTTATTGCTAGTGGGATGGGGTTCAACCAGAGGTGCAATTGAGGAAGCAGTGGAAAGGGCATGCGAGAGGGGGGCAAAGGTTAGTAGCCTCCATCTTCACTTTTTAAGTCCCATGGAACCAGGTCTGAAATCTATATTCAAAAATTTCAAAAAGGTAATGACGGTGGAAATTAACTATAGCGATACCATTGGCAATCCCTTGATAACAGAAGAGAACAGGCGTTATGCGCAATTAGCCTGGTACCTGCGGGCACAAACGCTAACAGACATAGATTGCTTTAGCAATGTCTATGGTCAGCCCTTGAGCCCGATCCAAATATTGGAAATGCTTGAGAAGAAACTTGATTTAACTTTAACAGAATAA